Proteins encoded by one window of Sphingosinicella sp. BN140058:
- a CDS encoding glycoside hydrolase family 97 protein, producing the protein MKTRIVLAALLTVASSPALAADLRLASPNGRVEIVVGISAQRQPTYAVSFDGKPVIAPSGLGLDLVKGGRLSYGLSVTGSTRQSVDRRYTLFAGKARDVQERFNELSVDLRENDPGAAGRTLRIVFRAYDDGAAFRYVLPVQAQTAGTDIAGEMTRFDFPSDYQCWGLNLGKFGSSHEGEFDPVRASSLREHNLYDAPLVCSTGDGGTSFALAEADLKHYAGMYLQGRGDGGLGAQIKLSPRLDDPLVAVRTRIGSETLSPWRVVMLADAPAKLLQSNLIASLNPDPDFDTAWIKPGKSAWDWWNGPTVAGVKTAGTNDETVKRFIDFAASSGLQYMLIDEGWYMGAGGGGLVRPGVDVTKSIPEINLPELVDYGRKRGVGLWLWLNWKALDAQMDEALALYEKLGIKGIKVDFMDRDDQAMVDWYHRLLRRAADHKLMVNLHGAYHPTGLARTYPHYLTQEGVMGAEYNKWSRRVTARHNVTLAFTRQLLGPMDYTPGGFRNLRPEDFTIQNAPPNVQTTRGHGLAMYVVYESPFSVVADTPDAYRGEAGVDFLSDVPVSWDETRAIAGAIGDYVVVARRKDRDWYVGAMTNESGRDVTLPLDFLGDGKFALTSWTDGEAPTALKVTRTAIGRGARQPLTLRLAPSGGAALRFKAE; encoded by the coding sequence ATGAAGACGCGCATCGTCCTTGCAGCCCTGCTCACTGTGGCATCGTCGCCGGCACTCGCCGCCGATCTGCGCCTCGCCTCGCCGAACGGCAGGGTCGAGATCGTCGTCGGCATCAGTGCGCAGCGGCAGCCGACCTATGCCGTCTCGTTCGACGGCAAGCCGGTGATCGCGCCGTCGGGGCTGGGCCTCGATCTCGTGAAGGGCGGGCGCCTCTCCTACGGGCTCTCCGTCACCGGATCGACGCGGCAATCGGTCGACCGCCGCTACACGCTCTTCGCCGGCAAGGCTCGCGACGTGCAGGAGCGCTTCAACGAACTCTCCGTCGACCTCCGGGAGAACGACCCCGGCGCGGCCGGCCGCACACTCCGCATCGTCTTCCGCGCCTATGATGACGGCGCCGCCTTCCGCTACGTCCTGCCGGTTCAGGCGCAGACCGCCGGCACCGACATTGCCGGCGAGATGACTCGCTTCGACTTCCCCAGCGATTACCAATGCTGGGGACTGAACCTGGGCAAGTTCGGATCGAGCCACGAGGGCGAGTTTGATCCCGTCCGCGCCTCGTCGCTGCGCGAACACAATCTCTACGATGCGCCCTTGGTCTGCAGCACCGGAGACGGCGGCACCAGCTTCGCGCTCGCCGAGGCCGACCTCAAACATTATGCCGGCATGTACCTGCAGGGCCGCGGCGACGGCGGCCTCGGCGCCCAGATCAAGCTCTCGCCTCGCCTCGACGATCCTTTGGTAGCGGTGCGCACCCGCATCGGATCGGAAACGCTCTCGCCCTGGCGGGTGGTGATGCTCGCCGACGCTCCGGCCAAGCTGCTGCAGTCCAACCTGATCGCCAGCCTCAATCCCGATCCCGATTTCGACACCGCCTGGATCAAACCGGGCAAATCCGCCTGGGATTGGTGGAACGGGCCGACCGTCGCCGGCGTCAAGACCGCTGGCACCAATGACGAGACGGTCAAACGATTCATCGATTTCGCGGCGTCGTCCGGCCTGCAATACATGCTGATCGACGAGGGCTGGTACATGGGCGCGGGCGGCGGCGGTCTGGTTCGTCCCGGCGTCGACGTCACCAAGTCGATCCCCGAGATCAATCTTCCTGAACTGGTCGACTATGGCCGCAAGCGGGGCGTCGGTCTGTGGCTCTGGCTCAACTGGAAGGCGCTCGATGCCCAGATGGACGAGGCGCTCGCCCTCTACGAGAAGCTCGGCATCAAGGGCATCAAGGTCGATTTCATGGATCGCGACGACCAGGCGATGGTCGACTGGTACCACCGCCTGCTTCGCCGCGCCGCCGACCACAAATTGATGGTCAATCTGCACGGAGCCTATCATCCGACCGGCCTCGCGCGCACCTATCCCCATTACCTCACCCAGGAAGGGGTAATGGGCGCGGAATATAATAAGTGGAGCCGCCGGGTGACGGCGCGCCACAACGTCACTCTGGCCTTCACCCGGCAGTTGCTCGGGCCGATGGACTACACGCCGGGCGGCTTCCGCAATCTGCGTCCGGAAGACTTCACGATTCAGAACGCACCGCCGAATGTGCAGACCACCCGTGGACACGGCCTGGCCATGTACGTCGTCTACGAGAGCCCCTTCTCGGTGGTCGCAGACACGCCGGATGCCTATCGCGGCGAGGCGGGTGTCGACTTCCTCTCCGACGTGCCGGTCAGCTGGGACGAAACACGGGCGATCGCGGGGGCGATCGGCGACTATGTCGTGGTCGCACGTCGAAAGGATCGAGACTGGTATGTCGGCGCGATGACGAACGAGAGCGGGCGCGACGTGACGCTGCCGCTCGATTTCCTAGGGGACGGCAAGTTCGCGCTGACCTCCTGGACCGACGGCGAGGCGCCGACTGCACTCAAGGTCACCCGAACAGCGATCGGCCGTGGCGCACGCCAGCCGCTGACCTTGCGCCTTGCCCCGTCCGGCGGTGCCGCGCTCCGCTTCAAGGCGGAGTAA
- a CDS encoding FAD-dependent oxidoreductase: MADLTRRDTLEAGAATLGYALGAPAVRADAATDVIVIGAGVFGAWTARALQAAGRKVLLLDAWAPAHARASSGGESRMTRGSYGADEVYTRMAWDSLAEWRALSARAELPLFHRSGVLFFFPRREDYAIRAMEAHRRLKLPTELLDRKEMARRFPQIDFTDIEIGLYEPEFGALMARRSVETLVAEFAAAGGRYRRAAIAPPQPGRGPLARIVTTAGESIAAPNFVFACGPWLPKLFPALLGPRIFPTRQEVFFFAPPAGDDRFSVGRLPNWADFNEGDIYYGFPDLEGRGIKIAHDRHGPAIDPDAGDRTASEHALADVRRFLERRFPALRGAPLNEARVCQYENSANGDLLIDFHPDRPNLLLVGAGSGHGFKHGPAVGRYAASLLLDPDFAPEPRFSLASKGLRQQRAVH, encoded by the coding sequence ATGGCCGATCTGACCCGCCGGGACACGCTCGAAGCGGGGGCCGCCACGCTCGGCTACGCCCTCGGGGCCCCCGCTGTGCGGGCAGACGCGGCAACCGACGTGATCGTGATCGGCGCCGGCGTTTTCGGCGCCTGGACGGCGCGCGCGCTTCAGGCTGCCGGTCGCAAGGTGCTGCTCCTCGACGCGTGGGCGCCCGCCCATGCCAGGGCTTCGTCCGGCGGAGAATCACGAATGACGCGGGGCAGCTACGGCGCCGACGAGGTCTACACGAGGATGGCGTGGGACTCGCTGGCCGAGTGGCGCGCGCTCTCCGCCCGAGCCGAACTCCCGCTCTTCCACCGGAGCGGCGTGCTGTTCTTTTTTCCGCGCCGGGAGGATTATGCCATCAGGGCGATGGAAGCGCATCGTCGGCTCAAGCTGCCGACCGAGCTGCTCGACCGGAAGGAGATGGCACGCCGTTTTCCGCAGATCGATTTCACCGACATCGAGATCGGTCTCTACGAACCCGAATTCGGCGCGCTGATGGCACGGCGCTCGGTCGAGACTCTCGTCGCAGAATTCGCGGCCGCCGGTGGGCGCTATCGCCGCGCCGCGATCGCGCCGCCGCAGCCCGGCCGCGGACCGCTTGCGCGGATCGTCACGACCGCCGGCGAGTCGATCGCCGCGCCGAATTTCGTCTTCGCCTGCGGGCCGTGGCTGCCCAAGCTCTTCCCCGCTCTGCTCGGTCCCCGGATCTTCCCGACCCGCCAGGAGGTCTTCTTTTTCGCGCCGCCGGCGGGAGACGACCGCTTCTCGGTCGGCCGGCTGCCCAACTGGGCCGATTTCAATGAAGGCGACATCTACTACGGATTCCCGGATCTCGAGGGGCGCGGCATCAAGATCGCGCACGACCGTCACGGGCCGGCGATCGACCCGGACGCAGGCGATCGTACGGCCTCGGAGCATGCCCTGGCTGACGTTCGCCGCTTTCTCGAACGCCGCTTTCCGGCCCTACGGGGCGCTCCGCTGAACGAAGCGCGTGTCTGCCAATATGAAAACAGCGCCAACGGCGACCTGCTGATCGATTTCCACCCGGACCGGCCGAACCTGCTCCTCGTCGGCGCGGGCTCGGGCCATGGCTTCAAGCACGGACCGGCGGTCGGACGCTATGCCGCCTCCCTGCTGCTCGATCCGGACTTCGCGCCAGAGCCCCGCTTCTCGCTCGCCAGCAAGGGCCTCCGCCAGCAACGCGCAGTCCACTGA
- a CDS encoding response regulator, with the protein MSGPAHVVVVDDDEDVRSTVAEYLRRNGLSVSEADGGAALREIMGVRPIDLALLDINMPGDDGLTLAREIRASGEAGIIMLTAKSDDVDRIIGLEIGADDYVTKPFNPRELLARVRSVLRRANRGGEAPATMGREIQMGKCRLNLDARKLYEADGSEVPLTAMEFDLLKCFAEHPRRVLSRDQLLDLAHSKEMEAFDRSIDTRITRIRRKIEIDPSKPECLKTVRGAGYVFNPE; encoded by the coding sequence ATGAGCGGCCCCGCGCATGTGGTCGTGGTCGACGACGACGAGGATGTCCGTTCGACTGTTGCGGAATATCTGCGGCGCAACGGCCTTTCCGTAAGCGAAGCGGATGGCGGCGCGGCGTTGCGCGAGATCATGGGTGTGCGCCCGATCGATCTTGCCCTGCTCGACATCAACATGCCGGGCGATGACGGCCTTACCCTGGCGCGCGAGATCAGGGCCTCGGGCGAGGCCGGGATCATCATGCTCACCGCGAAGAGCGACGATGTCGATCGGATCATCGGCCTGGAGATCGGCGCCGACGATTACGTCACCAAGCCGTTCAACCCGCGCGAGCTGCTTGCCCGTGTCCGCTCGGTGTTGCGCCGCGCCAACCGCGGCGGCGAGGCGCCCGCGACCATGGGCCGCGAGATCCAGATGGGCAAATGCCGCCTCAATCTCGATGCCCGCAAGCTCTATGAGGCGGACGGCAGCGAAGTGCCGCTGACCGCCATGGAGTTCGATCTGCTGAAATGCTTCGCCGAGCACCCGCGGCGCGTGCTGAGCCGCGACCAGCTGCTCGATCTGGCGCACAGCAAGGAGATGGAGGCGTTCGATCGTTCGATCGACACCCGCATCACCAGGATCCGGCGCAAGATCGAGATCGATCCGTCCAAGCCCGAATGCCTGAAGACGGTGCGCGGCGCCGGCTACGTTTTCAATCCGGAGTGA
- a CDS encoding TonB-dependent receptor — translation MTYRTPLGVLRRSFLFATTSLGAFLILAEPVAAQTETGGTAAEEEREIIVTATKREQTLLEVPFSINAQTEEDIQRSGASTIEDLSRNVAGLAVQNLGPGQSQVSVRGVSAGQVVRDQPGVKEQVGVYLDESVISLSLFTPDLDLFDLNRVETLRGPQGTLFGSGSVGGTIRYITNQPSPDAFEAAIEANANLVDGDSFGGHLKGMINGPIGENAAVRAVAYSTRYGGFVNARREGGGVDEDVNTGKRTGGRLALMWEPSAGIRLTPRIVYQITEANGFNRQETYSLFANPFTTTRPAITLGEREQYLLLPERFRDRTFIADLTASADLGAVVLTSVTSYIDRSILVSRDASALSGSVSVDLGFPTSAVLLPSNLRDNTKLEQFTQEVRLSSGGTGPFQWVIGGFYSSIDRQYDQRLPTPGYDAATDATLGAGTAASVRNGFPADSPYNSSLSYDITQKAVFGEATYDFGRFELTAGGRYYDFKEERSFKSGGLFANGDNRTDETSSNGFTPRVLVSIEASEDIRFNLQASKGFRLGGVNDPLNLPLCSPQDEAIFGGFQDYDDETLWNYEAGVKGDFGPVSFNVAGFYTDISNLQVTLDAGSCSSRIVFNVPEAHTMGVELELSARPVRGLDISLIGSLLEAEFDSTVLSGAGDVIGGIEKGNRLPSVPRFQMAASSTYSFPIDQRGTEAFLSASVQHVGSRYTQPSDQVDNPRTFRSGLPFGGATGNEATIIDLKLPAYELVNLSAGVEWQNGLSLTAYVHNLFDENALLSFDRERGGRARLGFNIGQPRTYGLTMRKTF, via the coding sequence ATGACGTATCGGACCCCGCTGGGCGTGCTTCGTAGATCGTTTCTGTTTGCAACTACTTCACTAGGGGCTTTTCTGATCTTGGCGGAGCCGGTCGCCGCCCAAACGGAGACTGGCGGAACTGCTGCCGAGGAAGAGCGGGAGATCATCGTCACCGCCACCAAACGCGAGCAGACGTTGCTCGAAGTTCCCTTTTCGATCAACGCGCAGACCGAGGAAGACATTCAGCGCTCGGGTGCGTCGACGATCGAGGATCTGTCGCGCAACGTCGCCGGTCTCGCCGTGCAGAATCTCGGGCCGGGCCAAAGTCAGGTCTCGGTTCGCGGCGTCTCCGCCGGGCAGGTCGTGCGCGATCAGCCGGGCGTCAAGGAACAGGTCGGCGTCTACCTCGACGAATCCGTCATATCGCTGTCACTGTTCACCCCCGATCTCGACCTCTTCGATCTCAACCGGGTCGAAACGTTGCGCGGCCCACAAGGCACCTTGTTCGGCTCAGGCTCGGTCGGCGGCACGATCCGCTACATCACCAACCAGCCCAGTCCCGACGCGTTTGAAGCTGCGATCGAGGCGAATGCCAATCTCGTCGACGGGGATTCTTTCGGCGGTCATCTCAAGGGCATGATCAACGGCCCGATCGGCGAGAACGCCGCCGTCCGTGCCGTTGCCTATTCCACACGCTATGGCGGCTTCGTCAACGCCCGCCGGGAAGGCGGCGGCGTCGACGAGGACGTGAATACCGGCAAGCGGACCGGCGGGCGACTTGCCCTCATGTGGGAGCCATCGGCCGGCATCCGCCTCACCCCACGGATCGTTTATCAGATCACGGAAGCGAACGGCTTCAACCGGCAGGAGACGTACAGTCTCTTCGCCAACCCATTCACCACGACCCGGCCGGCGATCACTTTGGGCGAACGCGAGCAGTATCTGCTGCTGCCGGAGCGCTTTCGCGACCGCACCTTCATCGCCGATCTGACGGCGAGCGCCGATCTGGGCGCAGTCGTGCTCACCTCCGTTACCAGCTACATCGATCGCTCGATCCTGGTCAGCCGCGATGCCAGCGCGCTCAGCGGCAGCGTCTCGGTCGATCTCGGCTTTCCCACTTCGGCCGTGCTGCTGCCCTCCAACCTTCGCGACAACACCAAGCTCGAGCAATTTACCCAGGAGGTTCGGCTCTCATCGGGCGGCACCGGCCCGTTTCAATGGGTGATCGGCGGATTCTATTCCAGCATCGACCGGCAATATGATCAACGGCTGCCGACGCCAGGCTACGATGCCGCGACCGATGCGACGCTTGGCGCGGGAACGGCGGCTTCGGTCCGCAACGGCTTCCCGGCCGACAGCCCCTACAATTCGTCGCTGTCCTACGACATCACCCAGAAAGCGGTGTTCGGCGAGGCAACCTATGATTTCGGACGGTTCGAGCTGACTGCGGGCGGCCGCTATTACGATTTCAAGGAAGAACGCAGCTTCAAGTCGGGCGGGCTTTTCGCCAACGGAGACAATCGCACGGACGAGACCAGTTCCAACGGCTTCACCCCGCGCGTACTGGTCAGCATCGAGGCGAGCGAGGATATCCGCTTCAACCTCCAGGCATCGAAGGGTTTTCGGCTGGGCGGGGTCAACGATCCCCTGAACCTGCCCCTCTGCTCGCCGCAGGACGAGGCGATCTTCGGCGGGTTCCAGGATTATGACGATGAGACCCTGTGGAATTATGAGGCAGGGGTAAAGGGCGACTTTGGTCCGGTCTCCTTCAACGTCGCCGGTTTTTACACCGACATCAGCAACCTGCAGGTGACCCTCGATGCCGGCTCCTGTTCGTCACGCATCGTCTTCAACGTGCCCGAGGCGCACACGATGGGCGTCGAGCTCGAATTGTCGGCGCGCCCGGTGCGCGGCCTCGACATCTCGTTGATCGGCAGCCTGCTCGAGGCGGAATTCGATTCGACGGTGCTGAGCGGCGCCGGCGATGTGATCGGCGGCATCGAGAAGGGCAACCGTCTGCCGAGCGTGCCGCGGTTCCAGATGGCGGCGAGCTCCACCTACAGCTTTCCGATCGATCAGCGCGGAACCGAGGCTTTCCTCTCCGCTTCGGTCCAGCATGTCGGCAGCCGTTACACCCAGCCCAGCGACCAGGTCGACAATCCGCGGACCTTCCGTTCGGGCCTGCCGTTCGGCGGCGCGACCGGCAACGAGGCGACGATCATCGACCTGAAGCTGCCGGCCTATGAACTCGTCAATCTCAGCGCCGGCGTGGAGTGGCAGAACGGCCTGAGCCTGACTGCCTACGTGCACAATCTGTTCGACGAGAATGCCCTGCTCTCGTTCGATCGCGAGCGCGGCGGGCGCGCCCGTCTCGGCTTCAACATCGGCCAGCCCCGCACCTACGGCCTGACCATGCGCAAGACCTTCTGA